The Paenibacillus sp. MBLB1832 genome has a window encoding:
- a CDS encoding glycoside hydrolase family 88/105 protein: MTISTKDRVEEAAKRISTYMKKGAPGDWGMDLEVWDWTPGVGVIALLDYYEQTKQQELLDDLIAWTKRNLHQAEHAKVINSMAPFTIFPRLYELTGEQVYLNFSIRIGEWMLYEAPRTREDAFEHTVTEAAKFPEQVWADTVFMAVLFLARLGRVSSDLRFSEEALKQLTLHIQLLQDEKTGLLFHGWDCGAANHMSAARWGRANAWVAVGALMIFDELEGQLDIPHALRDQYITLLHGLKNVQHSNGLWSVVLDKPEYRTEVSGSAGIAAGFSKAVKRGWVDASFAAAADRTLQAVLNEIDQEGMVHGVSGGTPVLATEEEYNGFACFPTLYGQGLVLLLLGQYISA; this comes from the coding sequence ATGACAATTTCGACAAAGGATCGTGTGGAAGAAGCGGCTAAACGTATCTCCACTTATATGAAGAAAGGCGCACCAGGCGATTGGGGCATGGATCTCGAAGTTTGGGACTGGACACCGGGTGTTGGAGTTATCGCGCTGCTGGACTATTATGAGCAGACTAAGCAGCAGGAGCTGTTGGATGATTTAATCGCATGGACAAAGCGGAATCTGCACCAAGCCGAACATGCAAAAGTCATTAATTCGATGGCACCATTTACGATATTTCCGCGGTTATACGAATTGACAGGCGAACAAGTTTACCTGAACTTCAGCATTCGTATCGGCGAATGGATGCTCTATGAGGCTCCCCGCACACGGGAAGATGCATTCGAGCACACTGTAACCGAAGCTGCTAAATTTCCCGAACAAGTATGGGCGGATACTGTTTTTATGGCAGTTCTGTTCCTAGCCAGACTTGGCCGTGTTTCCAGTGACCTTCGATTCAGCGAGGAAGCATTAAAGCAGCTTACGCTGCATATCCAGCTCTTACAGGATGAGAAGACTGGGCTGCTTTTCCATGGCTGGGACTGCGGCGCGGCGAATCATATGTCCGCTGCCCGCTGGGGCAGAGCCAACGCATGGGTAGCTGTAGGTGCGCTAATGATATTTGATGAGCTGGAAGGGCAATTGGACATTCCACATGCGTTAAGGGACCAATATATCACCCTTCTGCATGGTCTGAAAAATGTGCAACACTCGAATGGTCTTTGGTCTGTTGTACTGGATAAACCGGAGTATCGTACAGAAGTGTCTGGCAGCGCAGGTATTGCTGCTGGTTTCAGCAAAGCGGTGAAGCGGGGGTGGGTGGATGCTTCCTTTGCAGCAGCTGCTGATCGTACGTTGCAAGCGGTACTCAACGAGATTGATCAAGAGGGCATGGTTCATGGTGTATCTGGCGGGACACCTGTACTGGCTACTGAGGAAGAATATAATGGCTTCGCTTGTTTTCCAACCTTATACGGCCAAGGATTGGTATTGCTGTTATTAGGCCAGTACATAAGCGCTTAA
- a CDS encoding discoidin domain-containing protein: MKFAKWKQVFTRTKVISFVTASILLGGGILTTNPAHAAGGTALSRTGWTASASVTQSNGSAASVVLDGNTTTIWSTGTALTSSQWFTVDMGAAKTFDRIVLDSGTSSNYIRGYSLYVSSDGTNWGNPVVSGVGNGQMIDIRFPSQTKQFVKIQSTEGNGATSNPWKIAELNAYTGSTEAEVTYNFATEVNQGSPYVFGGTGNDQTDAGVIAALKGKGFNLTRLDAQMIGIVPSKLPGTTTATTVANYKAAMADSATGDVADPSTWNWEDSGLESKLNAYDSAGYKIMLVFAYTSPWLSYSGAKTGVPMDLDVYQDIITKIYQHFASKVDYWEVWNEPDNDSVFSLSGSPYTDRILAYRDMYYAAASGIRSVSATAPIGGPALASSYWTGWVDSMFNDSRIANDVNFISFHNYALNETEPVLNWKTYLANKGKSSIPLFMDEWNVQGKISLITPMDNMDDSAISFTGKRLIDNYKNGIFSTSLYSLGEGLNFGFWYTTFDGQLASKTRTWDVLANRIGLGTGQGSVKQTVSQVGIRSGMAVTNAAGEKVVAFSNPESFSRDVAVTIQNTGISGTSAYLEIYEASDSYTGASVKQYQTVNVSGGTISTTVNVPDNAVVAFKIKTGTAPAQPPAYVSPLPNAGLLDRSTWMASGGTGTATVNSTAKNAIDKYLDTRWTPGVAQSAGNFYQIDLGAVTTFDRLVMKSYGTGYAHGFSVYVSNDGSNWGSAIATGGSSNVIVNGNQANHDLTLPLQNARYVKVVLTTGYSGWWSLHDFELYHNLAKSASASASNAASGFPASNVIDGDNSTAWVSVNNAPTPHYITLTWPSGKSFSSLGLMTHNALGQGPTNWNIEVSDDGSTNWTSVASSGTVTWQYNTSTRELRTVSFAAVTNKKGVRVKINAWNNQWLHDAVDELIVR, from the coding sequence TTGAAATTTGCCAAATGGAAGCAAGTTTTTACACGTACCAAAGTCATATCCTTCGTTACAGCATCTATTTTATTAGGGGGGGGGATTCTGACGACAAATCCAGCACATGCTGCTGGAGGTACAGCTTTATCTCGAACGGGATGGACTGCAAGCGCTTCCGTGACGCAAAGCAACGGTTCTGCAGCCAGCGTTGTTTTGGACGGTAATACAACGACGATATGGTCGACAGGAACCGCTTTAACGAGTAGTCAGTGGTTTACCGTAGATATGGGTGCGGCCAAAACGTTTGACCGAATCGTCCTGGATTCTGGTACGTCCTCCAACTACATTCGCGGCTATAGCCTATATGTATCCTCTGACGGAACGAATTGGGGGAACCCTGTTGTAAGTGGCGTGGGCAACGGACAAATGATTGATATTCGCTTTCCGTCTCAGACAAAGCAATTTGTGAAAATTCAATCAACGGAAGGCAATGGTGCAACCTCCAATCCGTGGAAAATCGCAGAGTTGAATGCCTATACAGGATCGACTGAAGCGGAAGTTACTTACAATTTCGCAACCGAGGTAAATCAAGGCTCGCCTTATGTATTTGGAGGAACAGGCAACGATCAGACGGATGCAGGCGTCATAGCTGCACTGAAGGGGAAAGGCTTTAACCTTACGCGTCTCGATGCTCAGATGATTGGCATCGTGCCTAGCAAACTACCGGGTACGACAACGGCTACAACAGTAGCAAATTACAAGGCTGCAATGGCAGATAGTGCAACAGGTGATGTAGCGGATCCAAGTACTTGGAACTGGGAAGACTCCGGGCTCGAAAGCAAATTAAATGCCTACGATAGCGCTGGTTATAAAATAATGCTGGTTTTCGCCTACACCTCCCCTTGGCTTTCTTACAGCGGAGCGAAGACCGGTGTACCTATGGACTTGGACGTGTATCAGGATATCATTACTAAAATCTATCAGCACTTCGCCTCCAAAGTGGATTATTGGGAAGTATGGAACGAGCCCGATAATGACAGCGTATTCTCTTTAAGCGGGTCGCCATATACCGATCGTATCCTTGCTTACAGGGATATGTATTATGCAGCTGCATCTGGTATTCGGTCAGTGAGTGCAACAGCTCCAATTGGCGGACCTGCACTGGCTAGTTCCTACTGGACCGGTTGGGTAGACAGCATGTTTAACGACAGCCGAATTGCGAATGATGTTAATTTTATCAGTTTCCATAACTATGCATTAAATGAGACGGAACCTGTATTGAATTGGAAAACATATCTCGCAAATAAAGGTAAAAGCAGCATCCCGCTATTTATGGACGAGTGGAACGTACAGGGGAAAATCAGTTTAATCACCCCGATGGACAACATGGATGACTCGGCGATCTCTTTCACAGGAAAGAGGTTAATTGATAATTATAAAAATGGCATATTCAGCACCAGCTTATATTCACTCGGAGAGGGGTTGAACTTTGGCTTCTGGTACACGACGTTTGATGGGCAGCTTGCTTCCAAAACGAGAACATGGGATGTCCTGGCCAACCGAATTGGTCTTGGGACCGGTCAAGGCAGTGTTAAACAGACGGTTTCGCAAGTTGGCATTCGTTCAGGCATGGCAGTGACGAATGCGGCCGGCGAGAAAGTTGTGGCCTTCTCCAATCCAGAATCGTTTTCGAGGGATGTCGCAGTTACGATTCAAAATACGGGAATCTCTGGCACGAGCGCCTACTTGGAGATTTATGAAGCTTCCGATTCGTATACGGGTGCTAGTGTCAAACAATACCAGACCGTGAATGTAAGCGGCGGAACCATTTCAACGACTGTAAATGTTCCAGATAATGCAGTGGTGGCTTTTAAGATTAAAACGGGAACTGCACCGGCACAGCCTCCTGCCTATGTCTCTCCGCTTCCTAATGCAGGCCTGCTTGATCGCAGCACTTGGATGGCAAGTGGAGGAACGGGGACCGCAACTGTGAACAGTACAGCCAAGAATGCAATTGACAAGTATTTGGATACCCGTTGGACACCGGGGGTTGCCCAAAGCGCAGGCAATTTTTATCAGATTGATCTTGGGGCAGTTACCACGTTTGACCGACTGGTTATGAAATCCTATGGAACCGGGTACGCGCACGGCTTTTCCGTGTACGTGTCGAACGACGGCAGCAACTGGGGCAGCGCTATAGCAACGGGAGGGTCAAGCAATGTGATCGTGAATGGGAACCAAGCCAATCATGATCTAACCCTTCCTTTGCAGAATGCGCGCTATGTAAAAGTGGTCTTAACAACAGGTTATAGCGGTTGGTGGTCGCTACACGACTTTGAGCTTTACCATAACTTGGCTAAGTCTGCATCGGCCTCTGCATCGAATGCGGCAAGCGGCTTCCCGGCCAGCAATGTCATCGATGGCGACAATTCAACCGCTTGGGTTAGTGTGAATAACGCTCCTACGCCACATTACATTACATTGACATGGCCATCGGGCAAATCATTTAGCAGTCTCGGGCTTATGACGCATAATGCGTTAGGGCAGGGACCGACGAATTGGAACATTGAAGTGTCCGATGATGGCAGTACCAATTGGACCAGTGTTGCTTCATCTGGGACAGTCACTTGGCAGTATAACACTTCGACTCGTGAGCTGCGAACGGTGAGTTTTGCCGCTGTAACGAACAAAAAAGGGGTAAGAGTTAAAATTAATGCTTGGAACAATCAATGGTTGCACGATGCGGTAGATGAACTCATTGTTCGCTAA
- a CDS encoding DUF5054 domain-containing protein translates to MDTIETVHVIFKTHLDIGFTDLAERVIVQYREQFIPKALDLAEELAAAGGEERFVWTTGSWLIADYLKYAGHVERKRMEAAILAGHIVWHGLPFTTHTELMDAELFNYGLSIAKRLDQQFGKQTISAKMTDVPGHTRAIVPLMAKRGIRYLHLGVNPASKRPAVPDLFIWRGSDGSEIIVHYANDYGNVFQLDGLRDVLVFAHTGDNCGPPSADEIRQQFADLTRRFPGAQVKASTLDAFAAKIMPMMHRLPVVEEEIGDSWIHGVGTDPYKVASYRALLRLRTSWIAQGRLTQDSEDYNQLSESLLMIPEHTWGVDIKKFLADNRHYNRADFENARRADVITDDAIPEMFRYIGAFALNEHDTKSAEGFAVLSGRRSYQFVESSWQEQRNYISKAVAVLPPDLREEAQHALAALKPVWRQRPAHALRIVPGESLNASMFRVQVGVDGSLSKITAPSGKEWAGTGRNLTGFGAFRYESLGQAEYDRWFEQYVQNRKMTHAWADSDFGKPGMGLFAPEHKHAVYAPYVEEVWLIDDEAVDEICLQLRLPAVVSQQGGAPARLQLVYRFSKAEQVLEMELAWFDKPATRLPEALWFSFIPQVDNPTRWRLDKLGERISPLDVVKDGNRNLHAVNEGIFYHGADGKLSIESLDAALVAPGAPRLLQFDNSIGLQSDGMHFQLYNNVWGTNFPMWYEEDACFRFVIKFEES, encoded by the coding sequence ATGGATACAATTGAAACCGTGCATGTTATTTTCAAAACGCATTTGGACATTGGATTTACTGATTTGGCGGAGCGGGTGATTGTGCAATATCGTGAACAATTCATCCCTAAGGCACTGGATTTGGCCGAAGAGCTCGCTGCCGCTGGCGGTGAAGAGCGATTCGTTTGGACGACCGGTTCCTGGCTGATTGCCGATTATTTGAAGTATGCGGGCCATGTGGAGCGAAAGCGAATGGAAGCAGCTATCTTAGCTGGGCACATTGTCTGGCATGGGCTTCCGTTCACGACGCATACGGAACTGATGGATGCCGAGTTGTTCAATTATGGCTTGTCCATTGCGAAGCGGCTCGATCAACAGTTCGGAAAACAGACGATCAGTGCCAAAATGACGGATGTCCCTGGACATACCAGGGCTATTGTGCCACTTATGGCGAAGCGGGGTATACGCTATCTTCATCTGGGTGTAAACCCTGCTTCTAAGCGGCCCGCGGTACCGGATTTGTTCATCTGGCGCGGATCAGACGGATCGGAAATCATTGTTCATTATGCGAATGACTATGGCAATGTGTTTCAATTGGACGGACTTCGTGATGTCCTTGTCTTCGCTCACACTGGAGACAACTGTGGTCCACCGAGCGCTGACGAAATTCGTCAGCAGTTCGCAGACCTAACACGCCGATTTCCAGGAGCGCAAGTAAAAGCCTCAACCTTGGACGCATTCGCGGCCAAAATCATGCCTATGATGCATAGATTGCCTGTGGTTGAGGAGGAAATTGGCGACTCCTGGATTCACGGCGTGGGCACCGATCCCTACAAAGTGGCCTCCTACCGAGCATTGCTAAGGTTGAGAACTAGCTGGATTGCGCAGGGGAGATTAACGCAAGACAGCGAAGACTATAATCAATTAAGCGAGTCGCTTCTCATGATTCCGGAGCATACATGGGGGGTAGACATTAAAAAATTCCTTGCTGACAACAGGCATTATAATAGGGCGGATTTCGAAAATGCACGAAGGGCAGATGTCATAACCGATGACGCCATCCCGGAAATGTTCCGCTACATAGGGGCTTTCGCACTCAACGAACACGATACGAAGTCAGCTGAAGGGTTTGCTGTCTTATCTGGCAGGCGGAGCTATCAATTTGTAGAGTCCTCCTGGCAAGAGCAGCGTAATTATATCAGCAAGGCTGTTGCCGTGCTTCCTCCTGATTTGCGGGAGGAAGCGCAACATGCTTTAGCTGCGTTGAAACCTGTTTGGCGTCAGCGGCCGGCACATGCGTTGCGGATCGTACCAGGTGAGTCCCTGAATGCGAGTATGTTTCGTGTTCAAGTGGGGGTGGACGGTTCTTTAAGCAAGATTACAGCTCCGTCCGGTAAAGAGTGGGCTGGCACAGGCAGAAATTTGACTGGTTTTGGTGCCTTTCGGTATGAATCACTCGGTCAAGCAGAGTATGACCGCTGGTTCGAACAGTACGTACAGAACCGCAAGATGACACACGCCTGGGCAGATTCGGATTTTGGCAAGCCAGGGATGGGGTTGTTTGCACCTGAACATAAGCATGCTGTCTACGCGCCATATGTTGAAGAAGTATGGCTGATAGACGATGAAGCAGTAGATGAAATATGTCTGCAATTGAGGCTGCCTGCGGTAGTTAGCCAACAAGGCGGGGCTCCTGCCCGTCTACAGCTTGTGTATAGGTTTTCCAAAGCTGAGCAGGTGTTGGAAATGGAACTCGCATGGTTTGATAAACCTGCGACTCGGTTGCCAGAAGCACTGTGGTTTTCCTTTATCCCACAAGTTGATAATCCGACCAGATGGCGGTTGGATAAGCTTGGAGAACGTATCTCTCCTCTGGATGTCGTGAAGGATGGAAATCGCAATCTGCACGCTGTCAATGAAGGCATCTTTTATCATGGTGCGGATGGCAAACTAAGTATCGAATCCTTAGATGCAGCCTTAGTGGCTCCTGGTGCGCCAAGATTGTTGCAGTTTGATAATTCGATCGGATTACAATCGGATGGTATGCATTTTCAACTGTATAACAATGTATGGGGGACGAACTTTCCAATGTGGTACGAAGAGGATGCTTGCTTTCGATTCGTGATCAAATTTGAGGAGAGCTAG